The Actinosynnema mirum DSM 43827 genomic interval TCGGCAGCGAGCTCGCGCAGCTTCGTGCTGTGCTCGCGGGCGTGGTGCCCGCAGAACAGCAGCTCGCCCCCGGAGGGGAGCACGGCGCGAACCTGGGCAGCGGCCCCGCAGCGGTCGCAGCGGTCGGCAGCGGTCAACGCGGGGCGGGTGAGCGTAGTAGTCATGGAAATCTCCCTCCGTCCCGGCACCGGGGATCGGTGCCTCACACCTAGCTGCGACCAACTCGCACCTGGCTGGCGCGCGGTGTTCGCTTGCTTCCACTCTTGCAGACGCACGGGCGTAAGTCAGTGTTCCCTGGGCCGTGGCGACCCGCGTCACTCCCACTCTTACCCGCGCCATCCGGTGTTCGAACCCGCGTCGCCACCGGTTCGGCACCCCTGCGATCACTTTCCGCTATCAGGCCACCACGCCTGGACCAGCCGCAACGGGGCCGGGAGGCCCAGCACTGCTCCGGAAGGAGGTTTCTGCGGAGCTGACCGTGTGATGGGTCGCACACACGTCCGCCGAGAGCGAACATGCCCCGCAGAGCCCACGATCCGGGCGGAACGCGTCCCCCGCACTAACGGCGACTTCCTGCGGAACAGCGCCGAAAGGCGGTGTGACGTGCGTCTCGTTCGCGGTGTGGGACTGGTCGCCGGTCACTGCGGGAAACCGGGTGACGACTGCGGGAAACCCCGCACGGAAGGGGAGACATGCGCCCAGCGCACCTGATCGCGCCCGTCGTGGCCGCCATCGTCCTGTCGGCCTGCGGAACCGGGGGGAGCCCCGAGGCCCCGGACTTACCGGACGGTCCCAGCAGCGCGGCCTCCCCGGTGGACGGCACCGGGCCGCGCGGGACGAGCACGCCGCCGGACGACGCCTGCGCCCCGGAGCAGCTCACCGTCACCACCGCCGAACGACCGGCTCCGGTCGCCGACGAGACCCTGTTCGTCCTCCGGTTCACCCCCGGCGAGGGCGTCACCTGCGCCCTGCGGGGCGCGCCGGAGGACCTGGAGTTCCTCGACGCGAACGGCAACGCCCTGCCCGTCGAGGTCACCCCGGCCCCGAACGGCGCCCCCGAGCGGGTCGTGCTGACCGGCGGGGTCCCGAAGGTGGTCTACCTGTCGGCCCCGAAGCGGGAGGACGGCCAGCCCGCCGCCAAGGTCGGCTTCACCCTGCCCGGCGGCCTCGGCGGCTTCGCCACGCACGACTGGCCCGCCCCCGTCACCGGCCCGGTGACCGTCGCCCCGATCGGCGACGAGGTCGGCTGACCGCTCCCGTGAACGCCGGAGGGCCCGCACCCCGGTGGGTGCGGGCCCTCCCGCAGCGTGGCCGGGTGAACCGCCCGGCGCCGCCCCTGCCTAGTCCAGGTAGTCGCGCAGCACCTGCGAGCGCGACGGGTGGCGCAGCTTGGACATCGTCTTCGACTCGATCTGCCGGATCCGCTCGCGGGTGACCCCGTAGACCTGGCCGATCTCGTCCAGCGTGCGCGGCTGGCCGTCGGTCAGGCCGAAGCGGAGCCGGACCACGCCCGCCTCGCGCTCGGACAGCGTCGCCAGCACCGACTGCAGCTGGTCCTGGAGCAGCGTGAACGACACCGCGTCCACGGCCACCACGGCCTCGGAGTCCTCGATGAAGTCACCGAGCTGGCTGTCGCCCTCGTCGCCGATCGTCTGGTCCAGCGAGATGGGCTCACGCGCGTACTGCTGGATCTCCAGCACCTTCTCGGGCGTGATGTCCATTTCCTTCGCCAGCTCCTCCGGCGTGGGCTCGCGGCCCAGGTCCTGGAGCAGCTCGCGCTGGATGCGGCCGAGCTTGTTGATGACCTCGACCATGTGCACCGGGATGCGGATGGTGCGGGCCTGGTCGGCCATCGCGCGGGTGATCGCCTGGCGGATCCACCACGTGGCGTACGTGGAGAACTTGTAGCCCTTGGTGTAGTCGAACTTCTCGACCGCGCGGATCAGACCCAGGTTGCCCTCCTGGATCAGGTCCAGGAACGCCATGCCGCGACCGGTGTAGCGCTTGGCCAGCGACACCACCAGGCGGAGGTTGGCCTCCAGCAGGTGGTTCTTGGCGCGCTCGCCGTCGCGGACGATCCAGCGCAGGTCGCGCCGCATCTGCGGGGTGAGCTTCTCGCTCTCGTCCTCGGCCCGGCGCAGCCGCTCGGCGGCGTAGAGGCCGGCCTCGATGCGCTTGGCGAGCTCGACCTCCTCCTCCGCGTTGAGGAGCGCGACCTTGCCGATCTGCTTGAGGTAGGCGCGGACCGAGTCGGCCGAGGCGGTGAGCTCGGCGTCCTTGCGGGCCTGCCGCAGCGCCTCCGACTCCTCCTCGTCCCAGACGAAGTCGCCCTCGCCGGGCTTGGCGTTCTCCTCCTCGGCGGGCTCCTCCTCGACGGGCTCGTCGATCAGCTCGACCTCGTCGACGAGGTCCTCGTCGCCGGGGGCGCCCTCGATCTCCTCGGGCTCGTCGCCCTCGCCGGCCTTCTTCGCCTTGGGGGAACCCGCGGCGGCCTTGGCGGCAGTCTTGCGCGGCGCGCGTGCTGTCGTCTTGCCCGCCGCGGCGGTCTTCGCTGCCGGCTTCCTCACCGGAGCCTTCCTCGCCGAGGTGGCCTTGGGCGTCTCCTCGGCATCAGCCTTCGCTGCCTGAGTCGTCTTCGCGGCTGCCACGTACGCCCTTTCACGACTGTCGATCAAGGCAGGCCGAGGCGCGCGATCCTCGGCCGCCGGAGTATGGGGGAGCGCCCGCCGGTCTGAGGCCGGGAGGGGCACCGCTCCATTGTAACGACGGAAAGCGCGTGCCGTTGCGCACCGGCCTGGACGAAGCCGCTCGGGCACGCGATCCCGAGGTGCGGAACTCGATGAGAACCGCAGGTGATCAGTGCTGGAAGCCCCTGGTGGCGGCCACCGCCGCCCCGACGATGCCCGCGTCGTTCTTCAGCGCGGCGGCCACGACCGGGGTGCGGACCTCCAGCAGGGGGAGCCACTTCTCCGCCTTCTTGCTCACCCCGCCGCCCGCGATGACCAGGTCGGGCCAGATCAGGTTCTCCAGCACGGTGACGTACCGGGAGACCCTGGGCGCCCACTCGGCCCAGGACAGCCCCTTGTCCTCCTTCACCGAGGCCGCGGCGCGCTTCTCCGCGTCGTGCCCGTCCACCTCCAGGTGGCCGAACTCGGTGTTGGGGACGAGCTTGCCGTCCAGGAACACGGCGCTGCCGATGCCGGTGCCGAAGGTCAGCAGCACGACCAGGCCGTCCTTGCCCACCCCCGCGCCGAACTCCATCTCGGCGACGCCCGCCGCGTCCGCGTCGTTGAGCACCACCACCTGGTCGGCGGCCCGACCGAGCCTGCGCGCGAACAGCGCCTGCGCGTCGGTGTCGATCCAGCCCTTGTCGACGTTGGCCGCGGACAGCGCGACACCGCGCTTGACCACGCACGGGAGGGTGATGCCGACCGGGCCGTCCCAGCCGAACTTCTCCACGATCTCCGCGACCACGTCGGCTACCGCGTCCGGCGTGGACGGCTGCGGCGTGGCGATGCGCAGCCGCTCACCGTCCAGCGCGCCCATCTCCAGGTCCACCAGACCGCCCTTGATGCCCGAGCCGCCGATGTCCACGCCGAACCCGCGGGTCATGACCATCCCCGTGGCCTTCCTACTCGATTCAGATGCCGTGGCCGAAGACACTAGCCTGACCACGTTCGGTAGTCCCGTTGGAGTGACGCAGGAGGAGCACGTGCCTTTCGATCACCGGGCCCTGGTCGACGTCGCGGTGCGGGTGGCCACCGAGGCGGGTGAGCTCGTTCGCACCAGTCGGGACCAGGCGGTGTCCCTGGTGGACACCAAGTCCACCATCACGGATGTGGTCACCGAGGCCGACCGCGCGTCCGAGCGATTGGTCCGCGCCCGTCTGGGTGAACTTCGTCCGGGTGAGCCGGTGATCGGCGAGGAGGAGGGCGGCGAGGCGGCGCTCGACGGGCTCACGTGGGTCGTGGACCCGATCGACGGCACCGTCAACTACCTCTACGGCATCCCCCACTACGCGGTGTCGGTCGCGGCGCAGGAGAACGGCGAGTCGGTCGCGGCGGCGGTGGTCGAGCCCGCGTCCGGTCGGGTCTGGACGGCCTCGCGCGGCGGCGGCGCGTTCCTGGACGGCGTCCCGCTGCGGGTCTCCGCGCCGGAAGGGCTGGACGTCACCCTGCTGGGGTACGGGTTCGCGTACCGCGCGGAGCGCAGGAGGCGGCAGGCGCAGACCTGGGCGGCGCTGTCCGAGGTGCTGCGCGACATCCGCCGGGCGGGCGCGGCGTCGCTGGACCTGTGCGCGGTGGCGGCGGGCAGGCTGGACGCGTACGCCGAGCACTCGCTCGGCCGGTGGGACTGGGCGGGCGGCGCGCTGCTGGCCCGCGAGGCGGGCGCGGTGGTGCTGCTGCCGGGGGAGGCGCCGGAGCTGGGCGCGGACGCGACCTTCGCGGCGGCCCCGTCGATCGCGGACGCCCTGCGGACGGCGCTGGTCGACGCGGGGTTCGGGAAGGTCTGACGGGCCAGGTCTGACGGGCCAGGTCTGACGGGCGGCGGTCTGACACTGGGCGGGCTTGTGGCGGGCTGACGCCGGGCGATGACGCCGGGCGGTGACGCCGGGCGGGCCTGCGGCTGGCGGGTGCGCGGTCGAGCGGGTTCAGCGGTCCGGTGGTCGGCCGGGTGCGCGGTCGGGTGGTCCGGCGGACGCGGTCCGCACTCCTGCGGGCCTCCAGCTGGCCCCACCGGGCCTCGCGGCGCATCGGCGACCTCCCGTGGCCGCGCGGGCGTTAAACGGCCCTGGCGCGTTCTGGGACCTTGGCGTCCCGCGTGCCCCGGCTCACCGGAGGCGCTCCCGCCCTGCGAGCACCCGGCCCCGCCGTGAGCGTCCCCGCCCCACGCGCGCCCGGTCGGCCCCACCCCCGAAAACGACTGCGCCGCCCACCGGAGCCGGTGGGCGGCGCAGTCGTTGCTCGCTCGGATCGCTCCGGGTGCTAGCAGTGCACTTCGCGCGCTGCCGCCAGGTGGTCAGCGTCCAACTGCGGCGAGGAGGGCTCGGCGGCCTGGCCGCCCTGCTGCTCCGGCTGCTGCTCGGCCCAGGCCGCCAGCTGGTCCAGCACCTTCCGCGCCTCGTTGTTCGGCTTCACCTCGGTGAACTTCTTGCCCACCGCGATGTCCACCGTGGCGTCCTGCCGGTCGTCGCGGACCAGCTCCATGCACGGTTCCATGACGCTCAGCGTCCGTGCCGCCTCCGCGCCCGGCGCCCCGAACCGGATCTGTCCCCGGCAGGCCATGTCCTGCGCGGGGTAGACCGGGTCGTTGCCGGGCTCGGCGGCCTGCTGGGCGCCCATCTCCGTGAGGGAGGTGGCCACGAACTTCGCCTGGTTGCGCTGCGTGCTCGCGTTGAACGCCCGGAAGTGGATCTCGCCCACCGCGGCCAGGTCCGTCCGGTCGAGCGCGTCGTGCCCCAGGGCCGTCCCCAGCACCTGCTCCTGGCCGGGGGCCACCCCGCCCGGAGCGTTGCACTTGATGGCCGCGTCCATGTCCTCGGCCTCGCCGAGGACCTTCACCCACACGACTACCGAAGACACCACGAGCACCAGGAGCAGGAACAGCGCAGGCACCGGCCTCCGCTTCCGGTAGCGCGCTGACCCGCCGCTCACCGATCCGCTCGCGGGTTCCACGTCCGCCGACCTCCCCATTGGCGCAAGTACTCCTCCTGATCAGGCTATGCCCAGCTACGGCTTCCCGCGTTCCGGGAATACCGTGACGACGAGCAATCACCCTGTGGCGGGCAGTGGTCGCCCAGTCGAGTGACGCCACCCGTCCGCACCGGGATCGGTGGCACTCGCGGACCAGCCTATCGGGCCTGGAAGAGAAGGGACCGTCACCCTTCTGCTCAATTAGGGGGAACCCGGTGCACGCGAGCCTGATCAGTGAGCTACCCTCTGCGCGCTCCGCGCATCGCCGGACACCCGTCTGACCGACGTGTGGAGGGGGCTTGTCGCCCGGTGTGCGGGCGTAGAGACCTCCGTCACCCGTGGCGGGGGCACAAACAGGAGCGCTGGTGCGTTAACCAGCGCGCGACACAGTCTCCGTTGACCGCAGGGGTGAAAGAAGATGGCGACCGACTACGACGCTCCGCGTCGCAGCGAGGCGGACGAACTCGCTGAGGACTCCCTCGAGGAGCTGAAGGCGCGGCGCAATGAAACGCAGTCCGGGGTCGTCGACATCGATGAGGACGCGACGGCCGAGAACTTCGAGCTGCCCGGCGCCGACCTGTCCGGCGAGGAGCTCACGTTCAAGATCCTTCCGAAGCAGGCTGACGAGTTCACCTGCTCGAAGTGCTTCCTCGTGCACCACCGCAGCAGGCTGGCCGAGGAGGAGAACGGCCAGTACATCTGCCGGGACTGCGCCTGAGCGACCAGGCGCAGGCCCCCTCACCGGGACGACCCCACCGCAACGCCGCTTCGGAACCATCCGGGGCGGCGTTCGGCGTTCCGGGGCGTGTTCCGACGTCGGTTCCGCCGAACGGCCGCGAGCCGTTCTCCCGACGTGACGGGGCGACTTCTTCGCCGGACCGCCTGAGTTCTCCGGCGCGGACGCGGGTGGTGTTGTCACCCGACGGGGCCAGCCGGGTGCGGGAATCGACGGCTAATCAGCCCGTCCGCACAACCCGTTCACCGGAACGGGTGTAAACGGAATCATTCGGGGTAACCGGTGCAGTTGCCCGCGACTCGCCGCGCACGACCGCCCGCCGGTTCGGGAACGCCACTTTCCGCACCAATGCGGACAACTCCGGTTCGGCCCGCCGATCGTTAGTGGATCGAAACCAAGCCGTCCGACGGGTCCGAGCGGCGATCGACAACCGCCGAACCCGTCCGAAATTCCACCATTCGGGATTTCCGCCGCGCCGGACCGCGCATTCCGACGCGCCCGATCGGCCGTCCCGGTCGAGTGCCCCGGTCGAGTGCCCCGGTCGAGCGTCCTTGTCGACTGCCCTGGCCGACCGCTACGCGTCGGCGTCGCCTTCGGCCGCCGCACCCGTGGCCGCCGCGCTCGGGGCCTTCGCGCTCGGGGCCTTCGCCGCCTCCGCGCGCAGCGCCTCGACGAGCTTCTCCGGCGAGCGCGTGCTGAACAGCCAGTACGGGGTCGGGTCCTCCGGGTCGACCAACCGCACCCGCACCATCGTCGGCACCCAGCCCCGGTGCAGCACGAACGCCATCGGGTCCAGCTCCGGCCCCATCGCCTTGCGCTTGCCCTTGGCGTCGATCACCTCGACCTCGCCGAGCAGCCCCACCGGCACGTGCGCGGAACCCACGGTCAGCTCCCCGCCCGACACCTCGACGCGGGTCCACCCCATCCGGACGATCAGCGCCAGCGTCAGCGGCAGCACGATCACGTAGGGCAACCAGGACCGGACGCCGGGGAAGCCCATGTGCACCTCGGCGGCGAGCAGGGACGCGGCGGCGAGCGGCAGCAGCCACCCCCACCAGGGGATGAACAGGCGCTCGCGGAAGGTGGTCGGGGCGGTCACAGCACTCTCGCTCACGCGGTCAGGGTAGTCTCGCGCGCCGTGCCCAGCGTCGAGGTCCTGTTGTCCCGGCTCGATCCCTCAGTCCCGCCCCCGTCCTACGCCCGGCCGGGTGACGCGGGCGCCGACCTGGTCACCACGTCCGACGTGGTGATCGAACCCGGCGAGCGCGCCGTGGTCGGCACCGGCGTGGCCATCGCGCTGCCCCTGGGGTACGCGGGCTTCGTGCACCCGAGGTCGGGGCTCGCCGCCAGGGTGGGGCTGAGCGTGGTGAACACGCCGGGGACGATCGACGCGGGCTACCGGGGCGAGATCAAGGTCTGCCTCGTCAACCACGACCTGCGCGAACCGGTGGTGCTGAGCCGGGGCGACCGGATCGCCCAGCTGGTGGTGCAGAAGGTGGAGCACGCGGTGTTCCGCGAAGTCGACGAGCTGCCGGAGTCCGAGCGCGGCGACGGCGGCTACGGCTCTACTGGCGGGCACTCGGTGCTCGCCCGGACTAAGGGGTGAGGCGATGTTCGGACGGCGCCGCAAGCGCGGTCGGCACTCCACGAACCGGGGTGGCGAGGACGACCTGCTGATGGAGGAGGGCGAGGAGGCCACCGGCCCGTTCGACTCCACGCAGGCGCCGGAGGACGGGATCAACCGGTTGGACCTCGGCTCGGTCCAGCTGCCCGTGCCGGACGGCGTGCAGCTGCAGGTCGAGATGGACCCGACGGGCGCGGTCCGCGCGGTGCACCTGCTGACCCCGGTGGGCCAGCTGACCGTGAGCGCCTTCGCGGCCCCGAAGACCGAGCGGCTGTGGCCGGAGGTGAGCGCCGAGCTGATCACCCAGCTCAAGGGCGACAACTTCCGGATCAACCGGCTCAACGGCGAGTGGGGCGAGGAGATCACCGCCCGCTCGCCCGAGGTGCACCTGCGGTTCGTGGGCGTGGACGGCCCGAGGTGGATGCTGCGCGGCGTCGCGGCGGCCCCCTCGGAGGAGCAGGCCGAGCAGGCGCTGATGGCGCTGCGCGACCTGCTCCGCTACACCGTGGTCGTGCGCGGCACCCAGCCGATGCCCGTGCGCACCCCGCTGCCGGTCGAGCTGCCGGAGGCGATCGCCCGGCACATCGCCGCCCAGCAGCAGGAGCAGTAGGCGCCGCGGTCGGAGCGACGCCGGGGCGAGCTGTCCGAGGGTGCTGCCAACAGTCAACCGCCAACTGTTGGCAGCGCTCCGGCCCTGCCCGCCGACTCGGCCCACGCCGCCACCGCCGCCGCGCCCAGGCTCTCCCGGTCGCGCCCGAGGTCGGCCAGGCCGATCCGCCGCACCACCGCGCCCGGCGCGGTCCGCCCCCACAGCTCCGCCACGTCCAGCGGGTGCACCGGGTCGTCGACGCACGCCGCGATCCCCACCGGCGCCCGCACCCCGGCCAGCTCCGCCGGGGTCGGCCCGTCCGAGGCCGCCGCCGCGCGCAGCACCGGGACCAGCCGGTCGCCGTGCCGGGTCCAGGCCCGCCGCAGCTCCTCGCCCAGCCAGCCGGTCACCCCGCGCAGCGCGCTCTCGACACCCGCGTCCACCGCGCCACCGGCCCCGGTCCCTCCCGCCCCGGACCTTCCCGCCTGGGCCTGTCCCGCCGCAGCCCGCCCCGCCTCCACCGCCGCCGCGCTCGCGAGCGCCGACAGCGCGGCGGGAGCGCCCTCCGGCGGCCCGGTCCAGGCGGGCAGCGCCAGCAGCAGCCCCAGGCACCGCTCCGGGTTCCGCGCCGCCCACCGCACCGCCACGTGCGCCCCCAGCGACACCCCGCCCACGACGAAACGCGCAGGTCCGGCGTCCAGCGCCGCGAGGTGCCCGGCCACCGTCGCGCTCGTCACCGCCACCAGCCGACCACCCGCCCGACCCACCGGTCCGGCGAACACCGAGCGCACGAAGACCTCGTCCGAGGCGGTTCCCGGCACCATCAGGACGGTTGTGTTGTTCACGACCCCACATCCTCCCCCGGTCGGATACCCGAACGGGTGTGCACGGTTACCCTGACGAGCAGATGGGGCCTCGGCGTCGAGGCCCCGCACCCACAGCACCCAGGAGTCGGGGATGGCTAGTTCCGGGGGCGGTTACTGGCGTCGCCTCGTACGTCGGCTCACCACCGACGTCAGCGAGCTCGACGCCGACGACCTCTCGCGAAAAGCCGCGGAGGTCGGCGCGGTCCGCGCGTGCGACTGCAAGTCCGGCGAGCAGGTGACGGTGATGGGCAGGCTGCGCAGCGTCGAGCTGTGCCCGCGCGACGCCGCCGCGACGCTGGAGGCCGAGCTGTACGACGGCACCGAGGGCGTGACGCTGGTCTGGCTCGGACGCCGCCGCATCGCGGGCATCGAGCCGGGCCGCACGATCAAGGCCAAGGGCCGCATCGCGGTCCGCGACGGCCGCAAGGTCCTCTACAACCCCTACTACGAGTTGCAGACGGCTTCATGACCCGAGCGAACAAGTCCGACCACCCCGACAACCACCCCGAGCAGCCGGAGCAGCCCGAGGCGCAGCCGACCATGCTGGAGCAGATGGGCGGGGTCGTCGGCCTTGCCTGCTCCGCGCTCCCGGTCGTCGTCTTCGTCCTGGTGAACTCCTTCGCGGGCCTGGTGCCCGCCATCTGGAGCGCCCTCGGCGCCGCGTTCGTGATCGGCGTCGTGCTGGCCAAGCGCAAGGGCTCGATCCAGCCCGCGATCTCCGCCGTGTTCGGCGTGGGCCTCGCGGCGTTCATCGCCTACCGCACCGGTTCGGCCAAGGGCTTCTTCCTCTTCGGCATCTGGCAGAGCCTGGTCTACGGCGGCGCGTTCCTGCTGTCCATCGCGCTGCGCTGGCCGCTGGCAGGCGTCGTCTGGTCCTTCCTCAACGGGCAGGGCCGCGCGTGGCGCGAGGACAAGGCGTCGGTCCGCGACTACGACATCGCCACCCTGGTGTGGGCGCTGGTGTTCCTGTCCCGCTTCGCGGTGCAGCGCTGGCTCTACGACGAGGCCTCGGTCGGCTGGCTGGCGTTCGCCCGCATCGCGATGGGCTACCCGCTGATGGCGATCGCCGTGGCCACGACGGTCTGGGCGGTCCGCCGCTCCGACAAGCGCCTGGCGGCCCTCAAGGAGGGCGCCGAGGCCGAGGAGGCGGCCGAGGAGGAGCGCCTGCGCGCCCGCTACGGCGACCCGGCGGGGCAGGCGGCGCCCGAGCCCCGGACCGAGGTCGCGGGCGACCCGGCCGACGTCGAGGCGCCGGACCGCTCCGGCACGCCCGGTCAGCGCTAGCCGCGCCGCACGGGCGTCGCAGCCGCAGAAGACCCGCCGGAAAGACCCGAGGGGCCCCGGAACCACTGGTTCCGGGGCCCCTCGCGCACGACGCCCTCAGTACCCGAGCGCCGTCCTGATCTCCCGCTCCACGTCCTGCGCCGCCACGAACAGCAGCTCGTCCCCGCCCTCCAGCGCGTCGTCCGGGGTCGGCACGATCACCCGCCCGCCGCGCAGGATCGTCACCAGCGCCGCGTCCCTGGGCAGCGCCAGGTCCCGCACCGGCGTCCCGGCCAGCGGCGTGTCCTCGGTGAGCGTGATCTCCACCAGGTTCGCCTGCCCCTGCTGGAGCGTCACCAGCCGCACCACGTCCCCGACCGTGACCGCCTCCTCCACCAGCGCGGACAGGATGCGCGGCGTCGACACCGCCACGTCCACCCCCCACGCCTTGGTGAACAGCCACTCGTTGCTGGGCACGTTGATCCGCGCCACGACCCGCCGCACCGCGAACTCGGTCTTCGCCAGCAGCGACACCACCAGGTTGACCTTGTCGTCCCCGGTGGCCGCGATGACCACGTCGCACAGCTGGAGCCCGGCGTCCTCCAGCGAGGACAGCTCGCACGCGTCGGCCTGCACCCACTCGGCCTGCTCGACGGTGTGCGGCTCGAAGTGCGCCCGGTCCCGCTCGATCAGCATCACCTGGTGCCCGTCCGCGACCAGCTCCTGCGCGATGGAGCGCCCCACCGCGCCCGCGCCTGCGATGGCGATCCTCATCAGCCCTCCTCGGGGGCCTGGGCCGCGGCCGAGGCGACGTCGGTGATGGTGCCGGACAGCGCGGCCACGTACACCACGTCGTCGGCCTGGAGCAGCGTCCTCGGTCCGGGCAGCACGCCGGTGCCGAACCGCATGACGAACGCCACCCGGCAGCCGGTCACCGCCTCGAACTCGCTGACCGGGTGGCCCACCCAGTCCTCGTGCGGGTCCAGCGGCAGCACCGCGACCGTGCCGGACGGGTCGCGCCAGGCCGTGGACGCCCCCTCCGGCAGCAGCATCCGCAGGAACCGGTCGGTGCTCCACGGCACCGTCGCCACGGTCGGGATGCCCAGCCGCTCGTACACGGCGGCCCGCCGCTCGTCGTAGATCCGGGCCACGACGGCCTCGACGCCGAACGTCTCGCGCGCGACCCGCGCGGAGATGATGTTGGAGTTGTCGCCGCTGGACACGGCGGCGAAGGCGCCCGCCCGCTCGATGCCCGCCTCCACCAGCACCGCCCGGTCGAAGCCGTTGCCGACCACCTGCTGCCCGTGGAAGTCGGGGCCGAGCCTGCGGAAGGACTGGGCGTCCTTGTCGATCACCGAGACCTGGTGGTCGAGGCGCTCCAGCGCCTTGGCCAGGGAGGAGCCGACCCGGCCGCATCCCATGATCACCACGTGCACGTTGCCTCCTGAGCGACGCCTTCCGGCAGAACCTACCCACGACTACTCCGAGCAGGGGAGGTGACCCCGTACGCTTACCCCCCGTGTCCAAGCTCGCAACCGCGGCCAAGCGCCTGCTGGTCGGCAGGCCCTTCCGCAGCGACCGGCTCGCCCACACCCTCCTGCCCAAGCGGATCGCGCTGCCGGTGTTCGCCTCGGACGCCATGTCCTCCGTCGCGTACGCGCCGGAGGAGATCTTCCTGGTGCTGTCGGTGGCGGGCCTGTCGGCCTACGCGATGGCCCCGTGGGTGGGCGTGGTCGTGGTGCTGGTGATGCTCGTCGTGGTCGCCAGCTACCGGCAGAACGTGCACGCCTACCCCTCCGGCGGCGGCGACTACGAGGTCGCCACGGTCAACCTGGGCCGCAGGGCGGGCCTCACGGTCGCCAGCGCGCTGCTGGTGGACTACATCCTCACCGTCGCGGTCTCCATCTCCTCGGCGGCGGCCAACATCGGTTCGGCCATCCCCTTCGTGGCCACGCACAAGGTCGAGTTCGCGGTCGTCGCGATCGTCCTGCTCACCGCCGTGAACCTGCGCGGCATCCGCGAGTCCGGCGGCGCCTTCGCCATCCCGACCTACGCCTTCATGGGCGGCGTGCTCCTGATGATCGGCTACGGCCTGGTGCGCGCGCTCGTCCTGGGCGACGAGATGCGCGCCGAGTCCGCCGACCTGGTCATCCGGGCC includes:
- a CDS encoding DUF7455 domain-containing protein is translated as MTTTLTRPALTAADRCDRCGAAAQVRAVLPSGGELLFCGHHAREHSTKLRELAAELQQG
- a CDS encoding RNA polymerase sigma factor — its product is MAAAKTTQAAKADAEETPKATSARKAPVRKPAAKTAAAGKTTARAPRKTAAKAAAGSPKAKKAGEGDEPEEIEGAPGDEDLVDEVELIDEPVEEEPAEEENAKPGEGDFVWDEEESEALRQARKDAELTASADSVRAYLKQIGKVALLNAEEEVELAKRIEAGLYAAERLRRAEDESEKLTPQMRRDLRWIVRDGERAKNHLLEANLRLVVSLAKRYTGRGMAFLDLIQEGNLGLIRAVEKFDYTKGYKFSTYATWWIRQAITRAMADQARTIRIPVHMVEVINKLGRIQRELLQDLGREPTPEELAKEMDITPEKVLEIQQYAREPISLDQTIGDEGDSQLGDFIEDSEAVVAVDAVSFTLLQDQLQSVLATLSEREAGVVRLRFGLTDGQPRTLDEIGQVYGVTRERIRQIESKTMSKLRHPSRSQVLRDYLD
- the ppgK gene encoding polyphosphate--glucose phosphotransferase, yielding MVMTRGFGVDIGGSGIKGGLVDLEMGALDGERLRIATPQPSTPDAVADVVAEIVEKFGWDGPVGITLPCVVKRGVALSAANVDKGWIDTDAQALFARRLGRAADQVVVLNDADAAGVAEMEFGAGVGKDGLVVLLTFGTGIGSAVFLDGKLVPNTEFGHLEVDGHDAEKRAAASVKEDKGLSWAEWAPRVSRYVTVLENLIWPDLVIAGGGVSKKAEKWLPLLEVRTPVVAAALKNDAGIVGAAVAATRGFQH
- a CDS encoding inositol monophosphatase family protein; translation: MPFDHRALVDVAVRVATEAGELVRTSRDQAVSLVDTKSTITDVVTEADRASERLVRARLGELRPGEPVIGEEEGGEAALDGLTWVVDPIDGTVNYLYGIPHYAVSVAAQENGESVAAAVVEPASGRVWTASRGGGAFLDGVPLRVSAPEGLDVTLLGYGFAYRAERRRRQAQTWAALSEVLRDIRRAGAASLDLCAVAAGRLDAYAEHSLGRWDWAGGALLAREAGAVVLLPGEAPELGADATFAAAPSIADALRTALVDAGFGKV
- the cei gene encoding envelope integrity protein Cei is translated as MGRSADVEPASGSVSGGSARYRKRRPVPALFLLLVLVVSSVVVWVKVLGEAEDMDAAIKCNAPGGVAPGQEQVLGTALGHDALDRTDLAAVGEIHFRAFNASTQRNQAKFVATSLTEMGAQQAAEPGNDPVYPAQDMACRGQIRFGAPGAEAARTLSVMEPCMELVRDDRQDATVDIAVGKKFTEVKPNNEARKVLDQLAAWAEQQPEQQGGQAAEPSSPQLDADHLAAAREVHC
- a CDS encoding DUF4193 domain-containing protein, translating into MATDYDAPRRSEADELAEDSLEELKARRNETQSGVVDIDEDATAENFELPGADLSGEELTFKILPKQADEFTCSKCFLVHHRSRLAEEENGQYICRDCA
- a CDS encoding DUF3093 domain-containing protein, giving the protein MSESAVTAPTTFRERLFIPWWGWLLPLAAASLLAAEVHMGFPGVRSWLPYVIVLPLTLALIVRMGWTRVEVSGGELTVGSAHVPVGLLGEVEVIDAKGKRKAMGPELDPMAFVLHRGWVPTMVRVRLVDPEDPTPYWLFSTRSPEKLVEALRAEAAKAPSAKAPSAAATGAAAEGDADA
- the dut gene encoding dUTP diphosphatase — translated: MPSVEVLLSRLDPSVPPPSYARPGDAGADLVTTSDVVIEPGERAVVGTGVAIALPLGYAGFVHPRSGLAARVGLSVVNTPGTIDAGYRGEIKVCLVNHDLREPVVLSRGDRIAQLVVQKVEHAVFREVDELPESERGDGGYGSTGGHSVLARTKG
- a CDS encoding DUF3710 domain-containing protein, which encodes MFGRRRKRGRHSTNRGGEDDLLMEEGEEATGPFDSTQAPEDGINRLDLGSVQLPVPDGVQLQVEMDPTGAVRAVHLLTPVGQLTVSAFAAPKTERLWPEVSAELITQLKGDNFRINRLNGEWGEEITARSPEVHLRFVGVDGPRWMLRGVAAAPSEEQAEQALMALRDLLRYTVVVRGTQPMPVRTPLPVELPEAIARHIAAQQQEQ
- a CDS encoding alpha/beta fold hydrolase, with protein sequence MNNTTVLMVPGTASDEVFVRSVFAGPVGRAGGRLVAVTSATVAGHLAALDAGPARFVVGGVSLGAHVAVRWAARNPERCLGLLLALPAWTGPPEGAPAALSALASAAAVEAGRAAAGQAQAGRSGAGGTGAGGAVDAGVESALRGVTGWLGEELRRAWTRHGDRLVPVLRAAAASDGPTPAELAGVRAPVGIAACVDDPVHPLDVAELWGRTAPGAVVRRIGLADLGRDRESLGAAAVAAWAESAGRAGALPTVGG
- a CDS encoding OB-fold nucleic acid binding domain-containing protein yields the protein MASSGGGYWRRLVRRLTTDVSELDADDLSRKAAEVGAVRACDCKSGEQVTVMGRLRSVELCPRDAAATLEAELYDGTEGVTLVWLGRRRIAGIEPGRTIKAKGRIAVRDGRKVLYNPYYELQTAS